The Cupriavidus nantongensis genome has a segment encoding these proteins:
- a CDS encoding aminotransferase class I/II-fold pyridoxal phosphate-dependent enzyme: MIDFASALYLGMSHPAAQLGSYAALTTGTPAALAVSPLAGKLAAQAAALQGCEAGLAGPSTLHLSLDLFDRLGRTHALVADDTLYPVMRWGLERVRGLGAPVTLFRHADLADLARRLRQGTGTRPPAVVTDGTRREGAPVALRRYLALVRERGGLVVVDHTQLLGLAGAQPGPGRPWGSGGGGLLRYAGLAPAEPVLLLASWAKAFGVPLATLCGPAALVGEIARDGPTQAHCSAASQAALLAGLNALARNHRDGDALRAALLERVRRLRRGLRWLAQRRLPDLQVSVPLHPMQQLRLGSAGRTRALHAGLRAAGFRTALLRQAEGRCAVAVVVRATHAPQEIDGLLAALALLAGQPAVPRGHAPPAYRESLHVQDCGR, translated from the coding sequence ATGATCGATTTCGCGTCGGCGCTCTACCTGGGCATGTCGCATCCCGCCGCGCAACTGGGCAGCTATGCGGCGCTGACGACCGGCACGCCCGCCGCGCTGGCGGTGTCGCCGCTGGCCGGCAAGCTGGCGGCGCAGGCGGCGGCGCTGCAGGGTTGCGAGGCAGGCCTGGCCGGGCCGTCGACGCTGCATCTGTCGCTCGACCTGTTCGACCGGCTCGGCCGCACGCATGCGCTGGTGGCGGATGACACCCTCTATCCGGTGATGCGCTGGGGGCTCGAGCGGGTGCGCGGGCTCGGCGCACCGGTCACGCTGTTCCGCCATGCCGACCTGGCCGACCTGGCGCGGCGCTTGCGCCAGGGCACCGGCACGCGCCCACCCGCGGTGGTGACCGACGGCACGCGCCGTGAAGGCGCGCCGGTGGCGCTGCGCCGTTATCTGGCCCTGGTGCGCGAGCGTGGCGGCCTGGTGGTGGTCGACCACACGCAGCTGCTGGGACTGGCCGGCGCGCAACCCGGGCCGGGACGTCCCTGGGGCAGCGGCGGTGGCGGACTGCTGCGTTACGCGGGCCTGGCGCCCGCCGAGCCGGTGCTGCTGCTGGCATCGTGGGCCAAGGCCTTCGGTGTGCCGCTGGCCACGCTGTGCGGCCCCGCCGCGCTGGTGGGCGAGATCGCCCGCGACGGCCCGACCCAGGCCCATTGCAGCGCTGCCTCGCAGGCCGCGCTGCTGGCCGGGCTGAACGCGCTGGCGCGCAATCACCGCGACGGCGATGCGCTGCGGGCGGCGTTGCTGGAGCGGGTGCGGCGCTTGCGGCGGGGTTTGCGCTGGCTGGCGCAGCGCCGCTTGCCGGACCTGCAGGTCAGCGTGCCATTGCACCCCATGCAGCAATTGCGGCTGGGGTCTGCCGGGCGCACGCGCGCGCTGCACGCGGGGCTACGCGCCGCCGGATTCCGCACGGCGTTGCTGCGGCAGGCCGAAGGGCGCTGCGCCGTGGCGGTGGTGGTGCGTGCCACGCACGCGCCGCAAGAGATTGACGGTCTGCTGGCGGCGCTTGCCTTGCTGGCGGGCCAGCCGGCCGTGCCGCGCGGGCATGCGCCGCCGGCCTATCGGGAGAGCCTCCATGTTCAAGACTGCGGAAGGTGA
- the argC gene encoding N-acetyl-gamma-glutamyl-phosphate reductase gives MSSPVVFIDGDQGTTGLQIHERLRQRTDIRLFTLPAAERKDPRRRAEAINACDIAILCLPDAAAREAVGAIVNPAVRVIDASSAHRTQPGWTYGFPEMAPGQAEQIANASRVTNPGCYPTGAVGLLRPLAQAGLIPADYPVSIHAVSGYSGRGRAGVEEYEGPGAANAPSYQVYGLQLAHKHAPEIQLHAGLAQRPIFVPAYGAFRQGIVLTVPLALRQLAPGVDGATLHDCLARHYAEATHVKVLPLNESGALTHLDPQALNGTNDMRLGVFHNVENGHVLLAAVFDNLGKGASGAAVQNLDLMLRR, from the coding sequence ATGAGCTCTCCCGTAGTTTTCATCGACGGCGACCAAGGCACCACCGGGCTGCAAATCCACGAGCGCCTGCGCCAACGCACCGACATCCGGTTGTTCACACTTCCCGCCGCGGAGCGCAAGGATCCGCGGCGTCGCGCCGAAGCCATCAACGCCTGCGACATCGCCATCCTCTGCCTGCCGGACGCCGCTGCGCGCGAGGCGGTGGGCGCCATCGTCAATCCCGCCGTCCGGGTGATCGACGCCAGCTCCGCGCATCGCACACAGCCGGGCTGGACTTACGGTTTTCCGGAAATGGCGCCGGGGCAGGCCGAGCAGATTGCGAACGCATCCCGGGTCACCAATCCCGGTTGCTATCCGACCGGTGCCGTTGGCCTGCTGCGTCCGCTGGCACAGGCCGGGCTGATACCGGCCGATTACCCGGTCAGCATCCATGCGGTATCCGGCTATTCCGGACGCGGGCGTGCCGGCGTGGAGGAATATGAGGGGCCAGGCGCCGCCAATGCGCCTTCATACCAGGTCTATGGCCTGCAACTCGCGCACAAGCACGCGCCCGAGATCCAGCTGCATGCCGGCCTTGCGCAGCGTCCCATTTTTGTCCCGGCGTACGGGGCGTTCCGCCAGGGCATCGTGCTGACGGTGCCGCTGGCGTTGCGGCAGCTGGCACCTGGGGTCGACGGTGCGACCTTGCACGACTGCCTTGCGCGCCACTATGCCGAGGCAACCCACGTCAAAGTCTTGCCGCTGAACGAATCGGGCGCCCTGACACATCTGGATCCGCAAGCGCTGAACGGTACGAACGATATGCGGTTGGGCGTCTTTCATAACGTCGAAAACGGGCATGTGCTGCTGGCCGCGGTGTTCGATAACCTTGGCAAAGGGGCATCGGGGGCTGCGGTGCAGAACCTGGATTTGATGCTCCGGCGGTGA
- a CDS encoding sigma 54-interacting transcriptional regulator: MISLSCGGKMRVVLYHDDRARLERDLHEHGLPDQVPLDENARGMLAVLVVADGNRVTEAAQRWLRAEPRADAFIAGCTAATRCHCIPEAWWPAALCDLVCAPDHGALLTELALRLRRLAEIEDVLDAQWLRERAVGDSPAWRATLRAVAQVGRYGRGTCLLLGESGCGKELLARLIHDLDPERHRAPFVVVDCTTLSPELSGSELFGHAKGAFTHAVSARDGAVAMADGGTLFLDEVGELQLPLQARLLRVIQEHMYKRVGEDSWRKSDFRLTCATNRDLEAEVQAGRFRSDLYFRITQWIVRAPSLADRRDDIPLLVRHFLAESLGSTGPGLPLVMPEVMHYLATRDYQGNVRELRNVVSRLAERQRGFQVISTGGLDGPLPGMRAELESDIDNPWPEALRHAIEGALDAGLGLKNIGQIAESMAVQVAESRHGCTSRAAELLQVTPRALQLRRQVRPAPSA; this comes from the coding sequence ATGATCTCCCTTTCGTGCGGGGGCAAGATGCGCGTAGTGCTGTATCACGACGATCGTGCCAGGCTCGAGCGCGATTTGCATGAGCATGGCCTGCCCGACCAGGTGCCGCTGGACGAGAACGCGCGCGGCATGTTGGCCGTGCTGGTGGTGGCCGACGGCAATCGCGTCACCGAGGCCGCGCAGCGCTGGCTGCGCGCCGAGCCGCGCGCCGACGCCTTTATCGCCGGATGCACCGCCGCCACCCGTTGCCATTGCATCCCGGAGGCATGGTGGCCGGCAGCGCTGTGCGACCTGGTCTGCGCACCGGACCATGGCGCGCTGCTGACAGAACTGGCCTTGCGCCTGCGCCGCCTGGCCGAGATCGAGGACGTGCTGGATGCACAGTGGCTGCGCGAGCGCGCCGTCGGCGACTCGCCGGCATGGCGCGCCACCTTGCGCGCGGTGGCGCAGGTCGGCCGCTATGGCCGCGGCACTTGCCTGCTGCTGGGCGAAAGCGGGTGCGGCAAGGAATTGCTGGCGCGGCTGATCCACGATCTGGATCCGGAGCGCCATCGCGCTCCCTTTGTCGTGGTGGATTGCACCACGCTGAGCCCGGAGCTGTCGGGCAGCGAGCTGTTTGGCCATGCCAAAGGCGCCTTCACCCACGCCGTATCGGCACGCGACGGCGCGGTGGCAATGGCGGATGGCGGCACGTTGTTCCTCGATGAAGTCGGAGAGCTGCAGCTGCCGCTGCAGGCACGGCTGCTGCGCGTGATCCAGGAACACATGTACAAGCGCGTGGGCGAGGATAGCTGGCGCAAGTCGGATTTCCGGCTGACGTGCGCGACCAACCGCGACCTGGAGGCCGAGGTGCAGGCCGGCCGGTTTCGCAGCGACCTGTACTTCCGCATTACCCAGTGGATCGTGCGCGCGCCCTCGCTGGCCGATCGCCGCGACGATATCCCGCTGCTGGTGCGGCATTTCCTCGCAGAGAGCCTGGGCAGCACCGGGCCGGGCCTGCCGCTGGTGATGCCGGAGGTCATGCATTACCTGGCGACGCGCGACTACCAGGGCAATGTGCGCGAACTGCGCAATGTGGTGTCGCGCCTGGCCGAGCGCCAGCGCGGCTTCCAGGTGATCAGCACCGGTGGGCTCGACGGCCCCTTGCCGGGGATGCGTGCCGAACTCGAGTCCGACATCGACAACCCCTGGCCGGAAGCGCTGCGGCATGCCATCGAAGGCGCGCTAGACGCCGGGCTTGGCCTGAAAAACATTGGCCAGATCGCCGAATCGATGGCGGTTCAGGTAGCCGAGAGCCGCCACGGCTGCACCAGCCGCGCGGCGGAGCTGCTGCAGGTCACGCCGCGGGCGCTGCAGTTGCGGCGGCAAGTGCGGCCCGCGCCGTCGGCGTGA
- the gstA gene encoding glutathione transferase GstA, which translates to MKLYYAPGACSLAAHIALIETGLPFSTERVDLRAEPHKTESGADYKTINAKGYVPTLELDKGDRLTEAAVVVQYIADQVPEKGLAPACNTLERYRLQEWLNFISSELHKGFGPFWKPGTAQEQKEATWTRLSQRFDWIAPQLADKDYLMGEFSVADAYLFTILRWPDHFKLSLERWPALQKYRQRVGERPAVRRALEDEGIG; encoded by the coding sequence ATGAAGCTCTACTACGCTCCCGGCGCATGTTCCCTGGCGGCACATATCGCCCTCATCGAGACCGGCCTTCCCTTCTCCACCGAGCGCGTCGACCTGCGCGCCGAGCCGCACAAGACCGAGAGCGGCGCCGACTACAAGACCATCAATGCCAAGGGCTATGTGCCGACACTGGAGCTCGACAAAGGCGACCGGCTGACCGAGGCGGCCGTGGTGGTCCAGTACATCGCCGACCAGGTCCCGGAAAAAGGACTTGCCCCGGCATGCAATACGCTCGAGCGCTATCGCTTGCAGGAATGGCTGAACTTCATTTCGTCGGAACTGCACAAGGGCTTTGGGCCGTTCTGGAAACCCGGCACGGCGCAGGAGCAGAAAGAGGCGACGTGGACGCGGTTGTCACAGCGGTTCGACTGGATCGCCCCGCAGCTCGCGGACAAGGATTACCTGATGGGGGAGTTCAGTGTCGCGGATGCCTACCTGTTCACAATCTTGAGATGGCCGGATCATTTCAAGTTGTCGCTTGAGCGGTGGCCTGCGCTGCAAAAGTATCGGCAGAGGGTTGGTGAGCGGCCGGCGGTGAGGCGGGCGTTGGAGGACGAGGGCATTGGGTGA
- a CDS encoding LysR family transcriptional regulator: MREISLDRLRTLVAVADRNSFADAARALHLAPPTVSLHIAELEDRIGAPLLIRKRGHVGPTPVGAVLVERARRLLADAEQALDDIQRQVDGLEGRARLGASTGVIAHLLPQALEVLREHHPAIDIQIAVHTSEETLSRLVDGTLDIGVVALPQPPVAGLVIKPWRRDPVMAFVPAHWRCPARVTPEWLAAQPLILNDATTRLSRLTTEWFATAGHHPAPRIQLNYNDAIKSLVAAGYGAALLPHEATTPLPDRRIVMRPLRPALWRRLGLACRAGYVERSTQHVLDVLWDLRLP, from the coding sequence ATGCGAGAGATCAGCCTGGACCGCTTGCGCACCCTGGTCGCCGTTGCCGACCGCAATTCCTTTGCCGATGCGGCGCGCGCCTTGCACCTGGCGCCACCGACGGTCAGCCTTCACATCGCCGAACTCGAAGACCGCATCGGGGCGCCACTGCTGATTCGCAAGCGCGGCCATGTGGGGCCAACCCCTGTCGGCGCGGTGCTGGTGGAGCGCGCGCGCCGGCTGCTGGCCGACGCGGAGCAGGCGCTGGACGATATTCAGCGCCAGGTGGACGGGCTCGAAGGGCGTGCGCGACTCGGCGCGTCAACGGGCGTGATCGCGCACCTGCTGCCGCAAGCGCTGGAGGTCCTGCGCGAGCACCATCCCGCCATCGACATCCAGATTGCCGTGCATACTTCGGAAGAAACCCTGTCCCGGCTGGTGGATGGAACGCTGGATATCGGCGTGGTCGCGCTGCCTCAGCCGCCGGTGGCCGGACTGGTGATAAAGCCCTGGCGCCGCGACCCGGTGATGGCCTTTGTGCCGGCGCACTGGCGCTGTCCGGCCCGCGTTACCCCGGAATGGCTGGCCGCCCAACCGCTCATCCTCAATGACGCGACCACGCGCCTGTCGCGCCTGACGACGGAGTGGTTCGCGACCGCCGGCCACCATCCCGCACCGCGCATTCAGCTGAACTACAACGACGCGATCAAGAGCCTGGTAGCGGCAGGTTATGGCGCAGCGCTGTTGCCGCATGAAGCCACTACGCCATTGCCCGACCGTCGCATTGTCATGCGTCCGCTGCGGCCGGCGTTGTGGCGACGGCTCGGTCTTGCCTGTCGTGCGGGTTACGTTGAGCGCTCCACGCAACACGTACTGGACGTGTTGTGGGATTTGCGGTTGCCGTAG
- a CDS encoding excalibur calcium-binding domain-containing protein: MYKSLLLVGAAAAAFLYYKTHAPLKNAVADAEPQPVAVSVVATTPEPVFRCEGKQHCSQMASCAEARFYLKNCPAVKMDGDGDGIPCETPPLQCAF, translated from the coding sequence ATGTACAAGAGCTTGCTTCTCGTCGGAGCTGCCGCAGCGGCTTTTCTCTACTACAAGACGCACGCGCCGCTGAAGAATGCAGTGGCTGACGCCGAGCCACAGCCTGTCGCGGTTTCCGTTGTGGCAACAACGCCGGAACCAGTATTCCGCTGCGAGGGCAAGCAACACTGCAGCCAGATGGCTTCCTGCGCGGAAGCCCGCTTTTACCTGAAGAACTGTCCCGCGGTGAAGATGGATGGCGATGGCGACGGTATTCCATGTGAGACGCCGCCTCTGCAGTGCGCGTTTTGA
- a CDS encoding helix-turn-helix domain-containing protein gives MARPRTFDEDIVIARAAEVFGRIGYNACSVDNLVEATALQRGSLYKAFGSKRGLFEKVLERALVGEWYRDPAVLDLLITALRELAPVDQPIAARCRDALQTYGENAAELLGARLLDHLPTHDPNKE, from the coding sequence ATGGCCAGGCCAAGGACCTTCGATGAAGACATTGTCATCGCCCGCGCGGCGGAGGTTTTCGGTCGTATTGGCTACAACGCCTGCTCGGTCGATAACCTGGTGGAGGCAACGGCGTTACAGCGAGGCAGCCTGTACAAGGCATTCGGTTCCAAGCGCGGTTTGTTCGAAAAGGTACTGGAGCGAGCCCTTGTCGGCGAATGGTATCGGGACCCGGCCGTGCTCGACCTTCTGATCACAGCCTTGCGGGAGCTTGCGCCAGTCGATCAACCGATCGCCGCCCGTTGCCGCGACGCCTTGCAGACCTATGGAGAGAACGCTGCCGAATTGCTCGGCGCGCGTCTGCTCGATCATCTGCCCACCCACGATCCCAACAAGGAGTAG
- a CDS encoding copper-binding protein translates to MKPRKTLALALAIVAASTASTAFAAGSTDGHSMHGMDSKAPVASKRASQPVPAEIRKIDASAGKVTLKHGPIENLGMSAMTMAFPVKDRASLKNFKEGDSVSVTFDKVDGKPTVIEMQRK, encoded by the coding sequence ATGAAACCCCGCAAGACTCTCGCACTCGCACTCGCCATCGTCGCTGCCTCCACCGCCTCCACTGCATTCGCAGCGGGATCCACGGACGGCCACAGCATGCACGGCATGGACAGCAAGGCACCCGTCGCGTCAAAGCGGGCCTCCCAGCCTGTGCCAGCCGAAATCAGGAAGATCGATGCGTCGGCCGGCAAGGTGACGCTTAAGCACGGCCCGATCGAGAACCTCGGCATGTCCGCCATGACCATGGCGTTCCCGGTCAAGGACCGTGCTTCGCTGAAGAACTTCAAGGAAGGCGACTCGGTTTCGGTCACGTTCGACAAGGTCGATGGCAAGCCGACTGTCATCGAGATGCAGCGCAAATAG
- a CDS encoding amidohydrolase family protein, translated as MIVDFHVHAGQGDGMTGPWDTTAPLADYVRRARQAGIAHSVLLPVFQSDYVRGNRDVAALARADPGRFTGFAMVHAERDRDRVHRMIDEAVLRLGLRGIKVHRHDAPIHRQVCDAARRWRLPVLYDPGGETGALRLLAQTHPEVAFVFAHLGSFADDWAAQRQVVDLIARYPNLFADTSGVRRFDVLEEAFRRAGPGKLLFGSDGPWLHPGLELAKLRALRPTPDAFARMAGGNALRLLARVALPPPTSIRNSARIGLRFTPTARAALAAATAAPAA; from the coding sequence ATGATCGTCGATTTCCATGTCCATGCCGGGCAGGGCGACGGCATGACGGGGCCGTGGGACACCACCGCGCCGCTGGCCGACTATGTTCGGCGCGCGCGCCAGGCCGGCATCGCGCATTCGGTGCTGCTGCCCGTGTTCCAGTCGGACTACGTGCGCGGCAACCGCGACGTGGCGGCGCTGGCACGCGCCGATCCCGGGCGCTTTACCGGCTTTGCCATGGTCCATGCCGAACGCGATCGCGACCGCGTGCATCGCATGATCGACGAAGCCGTGCTGCGGCTGGGCCTGCGCGGCATCAAGGTGCACCGGCACGACGCCCCGATCCACCGGCAGGTCTGCGATGCCGCGCGCCGCTGGCGGCTGCCGGTGCTGTACGACCCCGGCGGCGAGACCGGTGCGCTGCGCCTGCTGGCACAGACCCATCCCGAGGTGGCGTTCGTGTTCGCGCACCTGGGCAGCTTTGCCGACGACTGGGCGGCGCAGCGGCAAGTGGTGGACCTGATCGCGCGCTATCCCAACCTGTTTGCCGATACCTCGGGCGTGCGGCGTTTCGACGTGCTGGAGGAAGCGTTCCGGCGCGCCGGCCCCGGCAAGCTGCTGTTCGGTTCCGACGGCCCATGGCTGCACCCCGGCCTGGAACTGGCCAAGCTGCGTGCCCTGCGTCCCACGCCCGACGCATTTGCGCGCATGGCGGGTGGCAATGCCTTGCGCCTGCTGGCGCGGGTAGCGTTGCCGCCGCCAACGTCCATCAGAAACAGCGCGCGCATCGGCCTGCGCTTCACGCCGACGGCGCGGGCCGCACTTGCCGCCGCAACTGCAGCGCCCGCGGCGTGA
- a CDS encoding zinc-dependent alcohol dehydrogenase — translation MKAVVFHGIGDIRLDDVPEPVIEQDTDAIVRLTASAICGTDLHFVRGTMEGLAPGTVLGHEGVGVVEALGDGVRNLSVGDRVVIPSTIACGYCSYCRAGYYAQCDNANPHGKQAGTAFYGGPEQTGPFQGLQAEKARVPFAHVNLVKLPDNISDEQAIMLSDIFPTGYFGADLASIHPGHTVAVFGCGPVGQFVIASAKLMGAGRIFAVDAVADRLDMARAQGAEVVNFDAEDPVQTIVELTGGIGVDRAIDAVGVDAMHAHHGPAAQDPSIPESEQAAARLAPHAHPTEQGNWVPGDAPAQALDWAIRALAKAGTLSIIGVYPPTDRSFPIGAAMNKNLTVRMGNCNHRAYIPRLVELVRTGAVDPAAILTRREPMTSAIEAYQAFDQRQPGWIKVELQPGSVH, via the coding sequence ATGAAAGCGGTTGTATTTCACGGCATCGGTGACATCCGGCTGGATGATGTGCCGGAACCGGTGATCGAGCAGGACACCGACGCCATCGTGCGCCTGACCGCCAGTGCCATTTGCGGCACCGACCTGCATTTCGTGCGCGGCACCATGGAAGGGCTGGCGCCGGGCACGGTGCTGGGCCACGAGGGGGTGGGCGTGGTCGAGGCCCTCGGCGACGGCGTGCGCAATCTCAGCGTGGGCGACCGGGTCGTGATCCCGTCCACTATTGCCTGCGGCTATTGCTCGTACTGCCGCGCCGGCTACTACGCCCAGTGCGACAACGCCAACCCGCACGGCAAGCAGGCCGGCACCGCCTTCTATGGCGGGCCGGAGCAGACCGGACCGTTCCAGGGGCTGCAGGCCGAGAAGGCGCGGGTGCCGTTTGCCCACGTCAACCTGGTCAAGCTACCGGACAATATCAGCGACGAGCAGGCGATCATGCTCTCCGACATCTTCCCGACCGGCTATTTCGGCGCTGACCTCGCCAGCATCCATCCCGGTCATACGGTGGCGGTGTTCGGCTGCGGCCCGGTGGGGCAGTTCGTGATCGCGTCGGCCAAGCTGATGGGCGCTGGCCGCATCTTTGCCGTGGATGCGGTGGCGGACCGGCTCGACATGGCGCGTGCGCAGGGCGCCGAGGTAGTGAACTTTGATGCCGAAGACCCGGTGCAGACCATCGTGGAGCTGACCGGCGGCATCGGCGTCGACCGGGCCATCGACGCGGTCGGCGTCGATGCCATGCACGCGCACCACGGTCCGGCGGCGCAGGATCCGTCGATTCCGGAAAGCGAGCAGGCGGCCGCCCGCCTGGCGCCGCACGCCCATCCCACGGAGCAGGGCAACTGGGTCCCGGGCGACGCGCCGGCGCAGGCGCTGGACTGGGCCATCCGCGCGCTGGCCAAGGCCGGCACGCTGTCGATCATCGGCGTGTATCCACCCACCGACCGCAGCTTCCCGATCGGCGCGGCAATGAACAAGAACCTGACGGTGCGCATGGGCAACTGCAACCACCGCGCCTATATCCCGCGGCTGGTCGAGCTGGTGCGCACCGGTGCGGTCGACCCGGCCGCGATCCTGACGCGGCGCGAGCCGATGACCTCGGCGATCGAGGCTTATCAGGCGTTTGACCAGCGCCAGCCTGGCTGGATCAAGGTCGAACTGCAGCCGGGGTCGGTGCACTAA